In a single window of the Pontibacter russatus genome:
- the dapF gene encoding diaminopimelate epimerase produces the protein MALTFYKYQGTGNDFVMVDNRKHTFPTDDEALVKQLCDRRTGVGADGLILLQDHPDYDFEMVYYNADGRVGSMCGNGARCTVRFARQLGVIEDVACFLAADGEHQASVERDLIQLKMHDVKAVEQIGEDYFLNTGSPHYVRFVENVQDLDVYKEGRAIRYNERFAAVGTNVNFVERISDDEIFVRTYERGVEAETLSCGTGVTAAALVAGLQGLQSPVKVKTLGGELEVAFQQTERGFIYIFLIGPAKQVFSGSVALPQAQQI, from the coding sequence CATACTTTCCCCACAGACGACGAGGCGCTGGTGAAGCAGCTCTGCGACAGGCGCACCGGCGTGGGCGCAGACGGTCTTATCCTGTTGCAGGACCACCCCGACTATGACTTCGAGATGGTCTATTACAACGCCGACGGCCGGGTAGGCTCGATGTGCGGCAACGGCGCGCGCTGCACCGTTCGCTTTGCGCGGCAGTTGGGGGTGATAGAGGACGTAGCCTGCTTCCTGGCCGCCGACGGCGAACACCAGGCCAGTGTGGAGCGTGACCTCATCCAGCTGAAGATGCACGACGTGAAGGCTGTGGAGCAGATAGGGGAGGACTACTTCCTGAACACTGGCTCGCCGCATTATGTGCGCTTCGTGGAGAATGTGCAGGACCTGGATGTGTATAAAGAAGGCCGCGCCATCCGCTACAACGAACGCTTTGCCGCCGTGGGCACGAACGTGAATTTTGTGGAGCGCATCTCGGACGATGAGATTTTTGTGCGCACCTACGAGCGCGGCGTGGAGGCCGAAACACTTTCCTGCGGCACAGGCGTGACCGCCGCCGCGCTGGTGGCGGGTTTGCAGGGCCTCCAAAGCCCGGTGAAGGTGAAGACCCTGGGCGGGGAGTTGGAAGTGGCCTTTCAGCAAACCGAAAGAGGTTTTATCTATATCTTCCTCATCGGGCCAGCCAAGCAGGTTTTCTCAGGCTCCGTGGCCTTGCCGCAAGCGCAACAGATATAA
- a CDS encoding GNAT family N-acetyltransferase, protein MEPTDLEFLYALENDTSVWHIGNTLTPYSRATLETYLENATLDIYTVKQLRLVICNRADEAVGAIDLFDLDPLHQRAGVGVVVTAAHRGHGHAGDALQLLLGYCQDTLQLHQVYCTVTATNLASINLFQKAEFEKVGIRREWLKTPDGWQDVVEFQRVF, encoded by the coding sequence TTGGAGCCAACGGACCTGGAGTTTCTGTATGCCCTCGAAAACGACACCTCCGTCTGGCACATCGGCAACACGCTCACGCCCTACTCCCGGGCCACGCTGGAGACTTACCTCGAAAACGCCACCCTCGATATATACACCGTCAAGCAGCTGCGCCTGGTTATATGCAACCGGGCGGATGAGGCCGTCGGCGCCATCGACCTTTTCGACCTCGACCCGCTGCACCAGCGGGCTGGCGTGGGGGTGGTGGTAACGGCTGCGCACCGGGGCCACGGACACGCCGGAGATGCGCTCCAACTGCTGCTCGGCTACTGCCAGGACACCCTGCAACTACACCAGGTGTACTGCACCGTCACGGCCACCAACCTCGCCAGCATCAACCTCTTCCAGAAAGCGGAGTTCGAGAAGGTGGGCATCCGGAGAGAGTGGCTGAAGACGCCCGATGGGTGGCAGGATGTGGTGGAGTTTCAGCGGGTGTTTTGA
- a CDS encoding VIT1/CCC1 transporter family protein: MQESDLHAQNKILFFNKDYIAEFVYGAIDGTITTFAVVAGAEGASLSTSVVVILGLANLIADGFSMSVGNFFSTKAERDSFENHKAVEYWEVENMREREVEEIREIYAAKGFKGELLEKVVEVITADKDVWVDTMMKEELEMTKDDKTPFKTAGVTFLSFLIIGSIPLLTYLFGEVEEGSLFLYSSILTGIALAIIGVLKSRVTEQNMVRGVAETVFLGGVAALLAYFVGDILEKILL; the protein is encoded by the coding sequence ATGCAAGAATCCGATTTGCACGCGCAGAATAAAATCCTGTTTTTCAACAAGGACTATATCGCCGAATTTGTATATGGCGCAATAGACGGCACCATCACTACATTTGCGGTGGTGGCGGGGGCAGAGGGCGCCAGCCTGAGCACCTCGGTCGTCGTCATACTGGGGCTGGCAAACCTGATAGCCGACGGATTCTCCATGTCGGTAGGCAATTTCTTTTCCACCAAAGCCGAGCGGGACTCTTTTGAGAACCACAAGGCGGTGGAGTACTGGGAAGTGGAAAACATGCGCGAGCGTGAGGTGGAGGAAATCAGGGAGATATACGCCGCAAAAGGATTTAAGGGGGAGCTGCTGGAAAAAGTGGTGGAGGTCATCACCGCCGACAAGGATGTGTGGGTGGACACTATGATGAAGGAAGAACTGGAAATGACCAAAGACGACAAGACCCCCTTCAAAACTGCAGGCGTTACGTTTCTGAGTTTTCTCATTATCGGTTCCATCCCCTTGCTGACTTACCTTTTTGGGGAAGTGGAGGAGGGCTCGCTGTTTCTGTACTCAAGCATTCTGACCGGTATCGCCCTCGCCATCATAGGCGTGCTGAAGAGCAGGGTAACAGAGCAGAACATGGTCAGGGGGGTTGCAGAGACTGTTTTCCTGGGAGGGGTTGCCGCGCTGCTGGCCTATTTTGTCGGAGACATCCTCGAAAAAATCTTGCTGTAA